One SAR86 cluster bacterium genomic window carries:
- a CDS encoding response regulator translates to MNVQNQNIQTKSANSQYTSIVESAWVQSIDNSFSNLNSWGTSGEKGQQYWNPYSEIPLFIDIGFEGFDYANPLIEALDQEIESDLFIMIDEMFLDEVDLGNISFIKIYNENNTELTCLYAFDWADVGNSIDVCDANNKINFLRDDSVSAFLGKIKNRLSVTNEVIFAQEPDGNTNLHQIVGFPVYMSNEFGVSTGELLGSVIIGRDLRQSMTIFESDLGVRTGIVSNNQIIDAVYSDELSVDESIGVTNYSFNHIKTDILENGLTNLDSKNFEALGLSLTSVPVASTVNPNTALFFVIKNVADDLKELRDSTLNSIIFTFAVIILIVLAIWWIQDGAFSRIAKAIEVLEALTKGDTTKQIPQNKGFLSSETNEVGQLSNALGRYRNHLLEMDEVRKDRAERRKQRDEVIIKKMSGLAGKLEGDAKSLITKDITNMKKLVSETSDENAEEASVEMMEIAFSRMSDEVNALIDLKTKEMATARDEAREASSAKSRFFANMSHELRTPLNAIIGYSEMLLEDCEDLGNDDMIPDLKRITNSSKHLLSLINNVLDLSKIEAGKMDMYFTPFSIDTMIETIKDVSGPLATKNNNEFIIKNNVKGEMTSDETKLRQCIVNFLSNAFKFTENGQVALVIDQKEIEGKEYINFDIKDTGIGMTEEQLGKLFDTYTQAERSTSAKYGGTGLGLSISKHFAEMMGGGVEVSSEVGKGSTFSIFVPKQSEEENVDEETDIENPELKEGDEYILLVDDDKATHDVVKRAIRKEGHTVYSAFDGDEGVDQARKFKPKLILLDVLMPGRDGWSVLKEIKNDKNLKDVPVVITSVLNEESLASSLGADDYMKKPIDRTFFLNIVKRYITEKDQKVLVVDDDENTRDLLTKILNNEGYMSIDAKNGEDALERVKEKPDLIVLDLDMPRMDGFEFIERSRTEGMKIPIVVFSGKDITAVEEKMLSKYTEGIVKKESKVESLVKEVNQILKTK, encoded by the coding sequence ATGAATGTTCAGAATCAGAATATACAAACCAAATCAGCAAATAGTCAGTATACGAGCATCGTTGAATCTGCGTGGGTACAGTCCATTGATAATAGTTTCTCAAACCTAAATTCTTGGGGTACATCTGGAGAAAAGGGTCAACAATATTGGAACCCCTACTCTGAAATCCCATTATTTATAGATATTGGCTTTGAGGGTTTTGATTATGCAAATCCTCTTATTGAGGCTTTAGATCAAGAAATAGAAAGTGACTTATTTATAATGATCGATGAGATGTTTCTTGATGAGGTTGATTTAGGAAATATAAGTTTCATAAAAATTTATAACGAAAATAATACAGAGCTTACCTGTCTTTACGCATTTGACTGGGCAGATGTCGGAAATTCAATTGATGTTTGTGATGCTAATAATAAAATTAATTTTCTTCGAGACGACTCTGTCTCTGCTTTCCTCGGCAAAATAAAAAATAGATTAAGCGTAACAAATGAAGTAATTTTTGCCCAAGAGCCTGATGGCAATACTAATCTACATCAAATTGTTGGCTTTCCAGTTTACATGAGTAACGAATTTGGTGTCAGCACAGGTGAATTATTAGGCTCGGTCATTATTGGAAGAGATTTAAGGCAATCCATGACAATTTTTGAGAGTGATTTGGGCGTTCGAACAGGCATAGTCTCGAACAATCAAATTATTGATGCTGTTTACTCTGATGAATTATCTGTAGATGAATCTATAGGTGTCACAAATTATAGTTTTAATCATATTAAAACTGATATTCTAGAAAATGGTTTAACCAATCTTGATAGCAAAAACTTTGAAGCTCTAGGTTTATCTCTAACTTCTGTACCTGTTGCATCAACAGTAAATCCAAATACTGCTCTTTTCTTTGTGATAAAGAACGTTGCAGATGATCTCAAGGAATTAAGAGACTCTACACTGAATTCAATCATTTTTACTTTTGCCGTAATTATATTAATTGTGTTGGCAATATGGTGGATTCAAGACGGAGCCTTTTCAAGAATTGCAAAAGCAATCGAAGTTCTTGAAGCACTTACTAAAGGAGACACAACGAAACAGATACCACAAAATAAAGGCTTTTTATCATCAGAAACAAACGAAGTTGGACAATTATCAAATGCTTTAGGCAGATATAGAAATCACCTTCTTGAGATGGATGAGGTCCGTAAAGATAGAGCTGAGAGAAGAAAACAAAGAGATGAAGTAATTATCAAAAAGATGAGTGGTCTTGCCGGAAAATTGGAAGGTGATGCGAAAAGTCTTATCACAAAAGATATTACCAATATGAAAAAGCTTGTGTCAGAGACTTCAGATGAGAACGCTGAAGAAGCCTCAGTCGAAATGATGGAAATTGCTTTTTCAAGAATGTCTGACGAGGTAAATGCACTTATAGATTTAAAAACAAAAGAGATGGCTACTGCTAGAGATGAAGCTAGGGAAGCAAGTAGTGCAAAATCTAGATTCTTTGCGAATATGAGTCATGAGTTGAGAACACCACTTAATGCGATCATTGGGTACAGTGAAATGCTTCTTGAAGATTGTGAAGATCTTGGCAATGATGACATGATCCCAGACCTGAAGAGAATTACCAACTCAAGTAAACATCTATTATCACTTATAAACAACGTTCTTGATTTATCAAAAATTGAGGCAGGAAAAATGGATATGTACTTCACTCCATTCTCGATTGATACCATGATAGAAACCATCAAGGATGTTTCTGGTCCTCTTGCTACAAAAAATAATAATGAATTCATCATTAAAAATAATGTTAAAGGAGAAATGACAAGTGATGAGACCAAGTTAAGGCAGTGTATTGTTAACTTTTTAAGTAATGCATTTAAATTTACAGAAAATGGCCAAGTTGCATTAGTTATTGATCAAAAAGAAATAGAAGGAAAGGAATATATCAACTTTGATATTAAAGATACTGGTATAGGAATGACTGAGGAACAATTAGGGAAACTTTTTGACACTTACACTCAAGCTGAGAGATCGACTAGCGCGAAATATGGTGGAACAGGTCTTGGTCTGTCAATTTCTAAACATTTTGCAGAAATGATGGGAGGAGGTGTCGAAGTTTCAAGTGAAGTTGGCAAAGGAAGTACATTCTCAATTTTTGTTCCGAAGCAATCAGAAGAAGAAAATGTTGATGAGGAAACAGATATTGAGAATCCAGAATTAAAAGAAGGTGATGAGTACATCCTGTTAGTTGACGATGATAAAGCAACGCACGATGTTGTAAAAAGAGCAATAAGAAAAGAGGGTCATACAGTTTATAGTGCCTTTGATGGCGATGAAGGTGTTGATCAAGCAAGAAAATTTAAACCAAAACTTATTCTTCTCGATGTTTTAATGCCTGGCAGAGATGGTTGGTCAGTTCTAAAAGAGATTAAAAATGATAAAAACCTTAAAGATGTTCCTGTAGTTATTACTTCGGTTCTCAATGAAGAAAGTCTTGCTTCTTCACTTGGCGCTGATGATTATATGAAAAAACCTATAGATAGGACTTTCTTCCTTAACATTGTGAAAAGATATATTACTGAGAAAGATCAGAAAGTTCTTGTAGTCGATGATGATGAGAATACTAGGGATCTACTCACAAAAATTCTTAACAATGAAGGCTATATGTCAATAGATGCAAAAAATGGTGAAGACGCTTTAGAAAGAGTAAAAGAAAAACCTGATTTAATTGTTTTAGATTTAGACATGCCTCGCATGGATGGATTTGAATTTATTGAAAGGTCTAGAACTGAAGGAATGAAAATACCAATTGTTGTCTTCTCTGGAAAGGATATAACCGCAGTGGAAGAAAAAATGCTCAGCAAATATACCGAGGGAATAGTTAAAAAAGAATCAAAAGTTGAATCACTTGTTAAAGAAGTAAATCAGATACTTAAAACTAAATAA
- a CDS encoding energy transducer TonB — protein MKYLSLLLLAISISTFAASDKGSVSVNGQTLEVEVQRVYAPGAAYPRSALRRGIEGFVVVEFDVSPEGEVLDPYVVDTDKPGSFERASMRAVRRWAYEPYVLNGIAVRVEGVTARFTFQLAD, from the coding sequence ATGAAATATTTATCTCTACTATTGTTAGCAATTTCTATAAGTACATTCGCTGCAAGTGATAAAGGTTCTGTATCAGTTAATGGACAAACCTTAGAAGTAGAAGTTCAAAGAGTCTACGCACCTGGGGCAGCTTACCCAAGATCTGCTTTAAGGCGTGGAATTGAAGGGTTTGTTGTTGTTGAATTTGATGTTTCACCAGAAGGAGAAGTGCTTGATCCTTATGTTGTTGATACTGATAAGCCTGGATCATTTGAAAGAGCTTCTATGAGAGCAGTTAGAAGATGGGCATATGAACCATACGTACTAAACGGAATAGCAGTTAGAGTTGAGGGTGTTACAGCAAGATTTACTTTTCAATTAGCTGATTAA
- a CDS encoding endonuclease domain-containing protein, whose amino-acid sequence MPLRLSTEDFIKKAKIKHKNKFDYSKVKYINSHSKVKIKCSKHGFFFQTPNSHLSTKYACKICAENGVILKNRRSKADFIKEAKKVHGNRYIYKNVDYQGSQKKISIICRKHGPFLTLPSVHLDGRNCNKCSTEIGARKISLSTNSFIKQAKAFHGNKYDYSEVKYKNQRTKVTIICPKHGKFKAVPTAHLRSDCYKCGLEKIGNLKRKSQKNLINDFKKVHGEKYDYTNVKYQSNKHKIEIICPIHGPFKQVPSKHLIGQGCNRCHNKAEGRIAEYLMKKNEIFRQYKISNNGITRFYDFYLPKHKLIIERDGEQHYKDCFFGANDKNYLKKQQNNDAIKTNLVKIKGLKIARLPYWLTPKEERIEIDNILLGNPTYPEVPDVKQVKTKPKPENYKNFCS is encoded by the coding sequence ATGCCTTTAAGATTAAGTACTGAAGATTTTATTAAAAAAGCCAAAATAAAGCATAAAAATAAATTTGATTATTCAAAGGTTAAATATATTAATTCGCACTCAAAGGTCAAAATTAAATGTTCAAAGCATGGATTTTTTTTTCAGACACCTAATAGCCACTTATCAACTAAGTATGCATGTAAAATTTGTGCAGAAAATGGAGTGATTTTAAAAAATAGAAGAAGCAAAGCAGATTTTATTAAAGAAGCAAAAAAAGTACATGGAAACAGATATATTTATAAAAATGTTGACTACCAGGGTTCACAAAAGAAAATATCAATAATATGTCGTAAACATGGTCCTTTTTTGACATTGCCTTCAGTACATCTTGATGGTAGAAATTGTAATAAATGCTCTACAGAAATTGGTGCAAGAAAAATTTCCCTCAGTACAAACTCATTTATAAAACAAGCTAAAGCTTTTCATGGAAATAAATATGATTATTCGGAAGTTAAATATAAAAATCAACGCACCAAAGTAACAATTATTTGTCCTAAGCATGGTAAATTTAAAGCTGTCCCAACTGCGCATTTAAGAAGTGATTGTTATAAGTGTGGATTAGAAAAGATAGGTAATCTTAAAAGGAAATCTCAAAAAAATTTGATAAATGATTTTAAGAAAGTTCATGGGGAAAAATATGACTATACGAACGTTAAGTACCAATCCAATAAACATAAAATTGAAATTATTTGCCCTATCCATGGTCCATTTAAACAAGTGCCCTCAAAGCATTTAATAGGTCAAGGTTGCAATAGGTGTCATAACAAAGCTGAGGGAAGAATTGCCGAATATTTAATGAAAAAAAATGAAATTTTCCGTCAATATAAAATTTCAAATAATGGAATCACTAGGTTTTATGATTTTTACTTACCTAAACATAAACTAATTATTGAGAGAGATGGTGAACAACATTATAAAGATTGTTTCTTTGGTGCAAATGATAAAAATTACTTAAAAAAACAACAGAATAATGATGCTATTAAAACAAATCTTGTAAAAATTAAAGGTTTAAAAATCGCACGTTTACCGTACTGGCTCACACCAAAAGAGGAAAGAATTGAGATAGATAATATTTTATTAGGTAACCCAACTTATCCTGAAGTTCCCGACGTGAAACAAGTTAAAACTAAGCCTAAACCAGAAAATTATAAAAACTTTTGCTCTTAG
- the katG gene encoding catalase/peroxidase HPI, which yields MSEENKCPVIHGANTKTAGSHSNVNWWPNQLNLNILHQHDSKSNPLEEDFDYKEEFKKIDYKALKQDLYDLMTDSKEWWPADYGHYGPFFVRLTWHAAGTYRIGDGRGGAGTGAQRFSPLNSWPDNGNLDKARRLLWPIKQKYGKQLSWADLLVLAGNAAIESMGGKTFGFGGGRPDIWEPEEDIYWGPEEEMLGNNRYVGERLLNNPLAAVQMGLIYVNPQGPDGNPDPKLSAHDIRETFGRMAMNDYETVALIAGGHTFGKCHGAGDDGLVGVGPEDAPMEQQQFGWKNGYGKGMGRDTITSGLEGPWTKNPAQWDNGYFENLFKYNYELVKSPAGAFQWHPKDLEEENYAPDVEDPNQKVTTIMLTSDLALKEDPEYRKVSLHFKDNPEEFADAFARAWFKLLHRDMGPKVRYLGPEVPEEDLIWQDPVPAGKTDYDVDAVKTKISESGLSSQEMIETAWASASTFRGSDLRGGANGARIRFAPLKDWDVNKPEQLTKVLDTLQPIADETGASLADVIVLAGNVAIEKASGVEVPFSPGRGDALEEQTDPESFRVLEPLADGFRNYQKTEYSVSPEEMLVDKAQLLGLTAPEMTVLVGGMRSLGISHSGLGLFSDNADKLDNHFFKTLLDMSVEWKPSGTNAYDAFDRVSGEKIRSASRVDLVFGSNSQLRSIAEVYAMDDSNDKFIKDFISAWNKVMNADRFDLDV from the coding sequence ATGAGTGAAGAAAATAAATGTCCTGTTATTCATGGGGCTAATACTAAAACAGCTGGTAGTCATTCAAATGTAAATTGGTGGCCTAATCAGCTTAATTTAAATATCTTGCATCAACATGATTCAAAATCTAATCCATTAGAAGAGGATTTTGATTACAAAGAAGAATTTAAAAAAATAGATTATAAGGCTTTAAAACAAGACTTATATGATCTAATGACCGATTCAAAAGAATGGTGGCCAGCAGACTATGGTCATTATGGGCCATTCTTTGTGAGATTGACCTGGCATGCTGCTGGAACCTATAGAATTGGCGATGGTAGAGGTGGAGCTGGGACTGGTGCACAAAGATTTTCACCTTTAAATTCTTGGCCTGATAACGGAAACCTTGATAAAGCGAGAAGACTTCTATGGCCTATCAAACAAAAATATGGCAAGCAATTAAGCTGGGCTGACCTCTTGGTTCTTGCAGGTAATGCAGCGATAGAATCTATGGGAGGTAAAACTTTTGGTTTTGGTGGAGGCAGACCAGATATTTGGGAACCTGAAGAAGATATTTATTGGGGTCCTGAAGAAGAAATGTTAGGAAACAACAGATATGTAGGTGAAAGATTATTAAACAATCCGCTTGCAGCAGTTCAAATGGGTCTAATTTATGTAAATCCACAAGGTCCTGATGGAAATCCAGATCCAAAACTTAGTGCACACGACATTAGAGAGACATTTGGAAGAATGGCTATGAATGATTATGAAACTGTAGCATTAATCGCTGGAGGACATACTTTTGGTAAGTGTCATGGAGCTGGTGATGACGGTCTAGTTGGTGTTGGTCCAGAAGACGCTCCAATGGAACAACAACAATTTGGTTGGAAGAATGGTTACGGCAAAGGAATGGGAAGAGATACCATTACAAGTGGTCTAGAAGGACCATGGACAAAGAATCCTGCACAGTGGGATAACGGTTATTTTGAAAACCTCTTCAAGTATAACTATGAACTAGTTAAAAGTCCTGCTGGAGCTTTTCAGTGGCATCCTAAAGATTTGGAAGAAGAAAATTATGCTCCTGATGTTGAGGATCCAAATCAAAAAGTAACTACAATCATGCTTACTTCAGATTTGGCTCTTAAAGAGGATCCTGAATACAGAAAAGTCTCACTTCACTTTAAAGATAACCCTGAAGAATTTGCAGATGCATTTGCAAGAGCATGGTTTAAACTTCTTCATAGAGATATGGGTCCAAAAGTTAGATACCTTGGACCTGAAGTTCCTGAGGAAGATTTGATCTGGCAAGATCCAGTGCCTGCAGGAAAAACTGACTATGATGTTGATGCGGTGAAAACTAAAATTTCTGAAAGCGGTTTAAGTTCACAAGAGATGATAGAAACTGCTTGGGCTAGTGCTTCAACATTTAGAGGTTCAGACCTAAGAGGTGGTGCAAATGGTGCAAGAATTAGATTTGCTCCACTTAAAGATTGGGATGTCAACAAACCTGAACAGCTTACTAAAGTTCTTGATACGCTTCAGCCTATTGCTGATGAGACTGGGGCGTCACTAGCTGATGTTATTGTTCTTGCTGGAAATGTAGCAATCGAAAAAGCATCAGGAGTTGAAGTTCCTTTTTCACCTGGTAGAGGTGATGCACTTGAGGAACAAACAGATCCTGAATCATTTAGAGTCTTAGAACCATTAGCTGATGGATTTAGAAACTATCAAAAAACTGAATATTCAGTAAGTCCTGAGGAAATGTTAGTTGATAAAGCTCAACTTTTAGGCCTGACTGCTCCCGAGATGACAGTCTTAGTTGGAGGCATGAGATCACTTGGTATCAGCCATAGTGGACTGGGCTTATTCTCTGACAATGCCGATAAGCTTGATAATCATTTCTTTAAAACACTTCTTGATATGAGTGTAGAATGGAAGCCATCAGGCACTAATGCTTACGATGCATTTGATCGCGTATCAGGAGAAAAAATTAGGTCAGCTTCAAGAGTGGACTTAGTCTTCGGATCTAATTCACAATTAAGATCAATTGCAGAAGTATATGCAATGGATGATTCAAATGATAAATTTATCAAAGACTTTATTTCAGCTTGGAATAAAGTTATGAATGCTGATAGATTTGATCTTGACGTCTAA
- the coaD gene encoding pantetheine-phosphate adenylyltransferase, whose product MKKIGMYPGSFDPMTKGHMDIVKKALTIFDEVVIAVLENSAKTMLFTPDERKKMIEEIYMNDERVRCISLGSKLTINLAEEISAKGIIRGLRAMSDFEYEFQIANINRSQNEKIESIFFTATDKFTYVSSSMVKEIALYKGKVDEFVDPVVKKELEKKFN is encoded by the coding sequence GTGAAAAAAATAGGCATGTATCCAGGTTCATTTGATCCAATGACAAAAGGTCATATGGATATTGTGAAAAAAGCTCTCACTATTTTTGATGAAGTCGTTATTGCGGTGTTAGAAAACAGCGCTAAAACTATGTTATTTACACCTGATGAAAGAAAAAAAATGATTGAAGAAATTTATATGAATGATGAAAGGGTGAGGTGCATATCATTAGGTTCAAAATTAACTATCAACCTTGCTGAAGAAATATCAGCTAAAGGAATAATCAGAGGTCTTCGAGCTATGTCAGATTTTGAGTACGAATTTCAGATCGCAAATATTAATAGATCTCAAAATGAAAAAATAGAAAGTATCTTTTTTACTGCTACTGATAAATTTACTTATGTTTCATCTTCAATGGTAAAGGAAATTGCGCTTTATAAAGGTAAGGTCGACGAATTTGTTGACCCAGTTGTAAAAAAAGAATTGGAAAAAAAATTTAACTAA